Below is a genomic region from Actinoallomurus bryophytorum.
CGTCGCACGGCCGCCCTCGCGGCGAACCGCTACCAGAACAGGACCATATCCCTTTGGAGCAGGGCTTCACCGTGCATGGAAAAGGTCGCATCCGTCACTGTGCGACCGGTCCGCCGCTGGAATGCCGGAACCGCCCCTGACGACCGACGCCACGGTGCCGTGAGGCGGCACGGTACGAGGGTGCCGATCGGGGACCGGTGAGCTGGGCCGGCGGACAGCTCCTGGCCGCCCTACCCGGCACGTCCTGCCCCTGGCCAGGCGCAGGACGATCGGTTCGGCCCGGAGGGCGGGACGGTCGGTTCGGCCCGGAGGACGGGGCGGTCGGTTCGGCCCGGAGGACGGGGCGGTCGGTTCGGCCCGGAGGACGGGGCGGTCGGTTCGGCCCGGAGGACGGATGGTGAGCCCCGGCCGGAGGACGGGGCGGTCGCACAGCGATCCGCCAGGCCGCAGCGCATGCCCAGGACACGCAGTGCGGGGCCCGAAGGGCAAGGTCGGCGGCCCGTCCCAGAGGACGGGGGTGGTCGCAACTGCCAGGCCGCAGCCCGCAGCCCGCCCCCCGCCACAATCCGGCCCGAAGGGCAGGTGGCCCGCCCCAGCCGGAAGGCGAGGCGGTCACACAGCAACCCGCCAAGCCGGAGCGCACGCCCGCGCCACACAGTCCGGCCAGAAGGCCCGGCGGCCGGCCCCGGCCCGGAACCCAGGGCCGCCACACAGCAACCCGCCAAGCCACAGCGCACGCCCACGCCACACAGTCCGGCCCGGCGGGCAGGCGGCCGATCATGGCCCGGAAGGCGGGGCGGTCACACAACAACCCGGCAGGCCGCAACGCACGCCCACGCCACACAGTCCGGCCAGAAGGGCAGGCGGCCGACCCCGGCCCGGAACCCAGGGCCACCACACACCAACCCGCCAAACCACAGCGCACGCCCACGCCACGCAAGCCGGTCCGACGGGCAGGCCGGCCCTGGGGTGAGTCAGTTCGTACCGATGCCGGCGAGGAGGGCGTCGATCACTTTGCCCGGGAAGTCGTCCGGCACCGGGCCCGCGCCCCAGGCGCGGGCGCGGTGGGCGACCGCGCCCATGATGAGCCAGAGCGTCACCTCGACGTCGAGGTCCGCTCTCAGCTCGCCCGACTCGATGCCGCGGCGCAGCACCCGGCGGATGACGTCGCGGCGCGGTTCGATGACCTCGCGGTTGAAGCGGGCGATCAGCTCCGGGTACCGCTCGGCCCCGCTCATGATGCTCCAGTAGCAGTCGAGCCGCTTCTTGTCGCTCTTGTCCGTCATGAAGGCCCGTGCGATGGCGACGAGGTCGTCCCGTACCGAGTCGCCGACCGGTACGGGGAACGGCTCCTTCAGCGCGGCCAGGGCGTCGATGATCAGCGCTTCCTTGTTGGGCCAGCGCCGGTAGATCGTCGTCTTGCCGACGGCCGCTCGTGCGGCGACGGCTTCGATCGAGACGCCGGCCACGCCGCCCTCCTCGGCGAGCAGGTCGACCGTCGCTTCGATGATCGCCCTGTCCGCGCGCTCACTGCGGGGGCGTCCGGGTGGACGCACGGTGAGCTTCGTGACCGGTCCGTCACTCGTCTGAGTCATCGCGGTTCACCGTCTCACACCTCGATGTGCTCTGGCTGCGAGGCGGACGGCTCCAGGACCTCATCGGACCCTTTTCCCGGCATCCACTTGAGTACGACGAAGACGCCGAGCAGGGCGACCGCGGATGAGATCGCCGAGGTCACATGCATGGCGTGCACGAACGACTGGTGTGCGGGGGCGAGGATCGTCCGGCCGGCCGGGCCGAGCCTTTCGGCCACTCCCCCGGTGGCGCCGATCGACTCCCCCGCGGCGTCGCGCAGCTTCGCGGGCAGGGCCGCCAGGTGCGGCTTCATGTCGGACCGGTAGATCGAGGAGACCAGTGAGCCGAGTACGGCGACGCCGAGCGCGATCGCGACCTGACGGGCGATGTTGTTGATCGCCGATCCGGATCCCGCCTGTTCGCGTGGCAGTACCGCCATGACCGCGGTGGTGGCCGGCGGCATGACCATGCCCATTCCGGCGCCCTGGACGAAGAACGTGACCTCGAGCAGCCAGATCGGGCTGTCCACGGTGGCGGTCAGGTGGTAGCTCAGCAGGGCGAGCGCGACCATGAACAGCCCGGTCGCGGCCACTCGCCGGGCCCCGAAGCGCGCGACGAACGTGGCGCTGCGCGGTGCGACGAGCAGCTGCCCCACCGCCAGCGGCAGGGACAGCAGGCCCGCGCGCAGTGGGCTGAAGCCGCGGACGCTCTGCAGGTACAGCGAGATGAACAGGACGACGCCGCCGAGCGCGAAGAAGACGAGTCCGATCGCGCCGACCGACGCCGACAGGCGGCCGTCGCGGAACAGCCTGACGTTCAGCGACGGGTGTTCGATGCGCGACTCGTACCAGACGAACGCGCCGAGGAGCACGATGCCGGCGATGACCGCGCCGTACACCTGCGGGGCGGTGACGGTGGCCTTCTCTCCGCCCTCGATGATCCCGTAGGTCAGCAGCACCAGACCGGCGATCGACAGCAGCACGCCGCCGAAGTCGATCTTCATGTGCCGTCCGCGGGACTCGGGGACGAGCAGGGAGACGGCGATCACTCCGACCACGACGATCGGGACGTTGATCAGGAAGACCGAACCCCACCAGAAGTGGTCGAGCAGCAGCCCGCCGGTGATCGGCCCGATCGCGATCCCGATGCCGACCGCCCCGGCCCAGATGCCGATGGCGCGGCCCCGCTCCTCGGGCTCGAAGACGTTGGCGATGATCGACAGCGTCTGCGGCATGACCGCCGCGCCGCCGAGGCCCATTGCCGCGCGGGCCAGGATGAGCTGGCCGGGCGTCTGGGCGTACGAGGAGACCAGGGACGACAGGCCGAACATCACCATGCCGATGACCAGCATGCGCCGGTGGCCGATCCGGTCGCCCAGGACGCCGAAGGTGAACAGCAGGCCCGCGAAGACGAGCGTGTAGGCGTTGATCGCCCACTCGAGCTGCCCCTGCGAGGCGCCCAGGCCCTGTCGCGGATCCGCGATGGTCTTCAGGGCGACGTTGAGCACGGTGTTGTCGAGGACGATGACAAGAAGGCAGATGACCAGGACGTACAGGATCGTCCAACGCCTCTTGTGGATGGTCTGCGGATCCATGTAGACCCTTCACGGTATATCGATACGATGCTGTTGCGTATCAGAACACCTCCGGCCATGGATCTCTTCCCGGCAATACGCGACGATCCCGTTTCGTTACTCGACCCGAAATTTCGGGGCTGTTCGCGCCGTTACGTCCGTGAAATCATCGGTGACGTCCGGGGACGCCAGAGCGGCGCCTCGAGGCTGGAGGTATCGATGTCTGCATCTCAGAGTCAGCCGACCGCGCTCTACGGCGGCGGCCAGACCGGACGCCGCGTGACCGTACGCGACCTCGCGACGGCAAAGGAACGCGGCGAGAAGTGGCCCATGCTCACCGCGTACGACGCGCTGACCGCGCGGGTGTTCGACGACGCCGGGATTCCGGTCCTGCTCGTCGGCGACTCCGGGGGCATGGTGGTCCTGGGCTACGACTCCACGATCCCGGTGACCGTCGACGAACTGCTCCCGCTCACCGCCGCCGTCGTACGCGGCACGTCGCGCGCGCTGGTCGTCGCGGACATGCCGTTCGGCTCGTACCAGACCGGCCCGGAGGAGGCGCTGCGCAACGCGGCGCGTTTCCTCAAGGAGGCCGGCGCCCACGCGGTCAAGCTCGAGGGCGGCGAGCGCGTGCTCCCGCAGGTCGAGACACTGGTCGCGGCCGGCATCCCGGTCATGGCCCACCTCGGCCTCACGCCCCAGTCGGTGAACGCCTTCGGCGGCTACCGGGTCCAGGGGCGCGGCGAGGCGGGCGAACGCCTGATGTCCGACGCCAAGGCCATGGAGGCGGCGGGCGCGTTCTCGCTCGTGCTCGAGTGCGTGCCGGCGGAACTCGCCGAGCGGGTGACCCACGCGCTGTCGATCCCGGTCATCGGCATCGGGGCCGGGTCCGGCACCGACGCCCAGGTGCTCGTCTGGCAGGACATGGCCGGGCTCACGCCGCAGACCGCCAAGTTCGTCAAGCGGTACGCCGACGTGGCCGGGGTGCTGCGCTCCGCCGTCGAGGAGTACGCCGCCGACGTCGTGTCCGGCGCGTTCCCGGCCGAAGAGCACTCCTACCGCTGAGTCGGCCGCCCGCGAACCGTGATCATGCAATAGGTTGCGGTGTATCGCATGATCACGGAGCGGACGCTTCGGCGCCGCACGACGCCGGAGGACGCACGCCGACATGACCCTCTCCCCGGGGCCGCCACCTTGGCCGATTCCGCCGTCGTGGACCGTCACGACCCCGTCGGCGGCGACCGGGCCGCCGCCTCCGGCGGAGCCGGTGACGCCGCCGTCCGGCCCACCGCACCGGACCGTCGCTCTGCTCGCCCCGGACGACGCCGGCGTACGTGACGTCCTCGGCGCCGTACCGGGAGTGCGGGTGGACGCGAGGTCGATACCCGCCCCTGCCCCGGGCTTCGCCGGCGTACGTGACCTGGCGGACGCCGCGGCGCGCGCGCTGAGCGAGGGCGCGGACGGCGTCGTGATCGTGGCGGGCACGGAGGCGCCGGACGAGACGGCATGGGCACTGGACCTGCTGCACCCCGGCGACGCGCCTCTTGTGCTCGCCGCCAACCCCGACCACACCACGGACGTCGCGGACGCGATCAGCGTCGCGGCCGCCGCGCCGTACCGCGCCGGCTGCCTGCTCGTCACACGCGGCGAGATCCACGCGGCACGGCACGTCCGCCGCATCGGCACCGACGCGCTCGTTCTGGCCTCGCCCGGTGCCGGTCCGATGGGACACGTGACCGCCGGAGTGGTACGCCTGGCATGGCGCCCGCCGGAGCGGCTGACGTTGCGCGGCGGCACCGACGGCACCGCTGGAGGCACCGCTGGAGGCACCGCTGGAGGCACCAATGGTGGCACCCACGGCGGGCCCGGCGGAGGCTCTCCGCGTGTCGGCCT
It encodes:
- a CDS encoding DHA2 family efflux MFS transporter permease subunit gives rise to the protein MDPQTIHKRRWTILYVLVICLLVIVLDNTVLNVALKTIADPRQGLGASQGQLEWAINAYTLVFAGLLFTFGVLGDRIGHRRMLVIGMVMFGLSSLVSSYAQTPGQLILARAAMGLGGAAVMPQTLSIIANVFEPEERGRAIGIWAGAVGIGIAIGPITGGLLLDHFWWGSVFLINVPIVVVGVIAVSLLVPESRGRHMKIDFGGVLLSIAGLVLLTYGIIEGGEKATVTAPQVYGAVIAGIVLLGAFVWYESRIEHPSLNVRLFRDGRLSASVGAIGLVFFALGGVVLFISLYLQSVRGFSPLRAGLLSLPLAVGQLLVAPRSATFVARFGARRVAATGLFMVALALLSYHLTATVDSPIWLLEVTFFVQGAGMGMVMPPATTAVMAVLPREQAGSGSAINNIARQVAIALGVAVLGSLVSSIYRSDMKPHLAALPAKLRDAAGESIGATGGVAERLGPAGRTILAPAHQSFVHAMHVTSAISSAVALLGVFVVLKWMPGKGSDEVLEPSASQPEHIEV
- the panB gene encoding 3-methyl-2-oxobutanoate hydroxymethyltransferase; the protein is MSASQSQPTALYGGGQTGRRVTVRDLATAKERGEKWPMLTAYDALTARVFDDAGIPVLLVGDSGGMVVLGYDSTIPVTVDELLPLTAAVVRGTSRALVVADMPFGSYQTGPEEALRNAARFLKEAGAHAVKLEGGERVLPQVETLVAAGIPVMAHLGLTPQSVNAFGGYRVQGRGEAGERLMSDAKAMEAAGAFSLVLECVPAELAERVTHALSIPVIGIGAGSGTDAQVLVWQDMAGLTPQTAKFVKRYADVAGVLRSAVEEYAADVVSGAFPAEEHSYR
- a CDS encoding asparaginase domain-containing protein, with protein sequence MTLSPGPPPWPIPPSWTVTTPSAATGPPPPAEPVTPPSGPPHRTVALLAPDDAGVRDVLGAVPGVRVDARSIPAPAPGFAGVRDLADAAARALSEGADGVVIVAGTEAPDETAWALDLLHPGDAPLVLAANPDHTTDVADAISVAAAAPYRAGCLLVTRGEIHAARHVRRIGTDALVLASPGAGPMGHVTAGVVRLAWRPPERLTLRGGTDGTAGGTAGGTAGGTNGGTHGGPGGGSPRVGLHTVTLGDDGELLGALAERCDGLIVTATATGGVPPEAAGALAGASARIPVVLVSPIAHSSLPVTRLDPLKARVLMHLLLAAGRDRDAVIAAFAAAERPGPAQL
- a CDS encoding TetR/AcrR family transcriptional regulator, which codes for MTQTSDGPVTKLTVRPPGRPRSERADRAIIEATVDLLAEEGGVAGVSIEAVAARAAVGKTTIYRRWPNKEALIIDALAALKEPFPVPVGDSVRDDLVAIARAFMTDKSDKKRLDCYWSIMSGAERYPELIARFNREVIEPRRDVIRRVLRRGIESGELRADLDVEVTLWLIMGAVAHRARAWGAGPVPDDFPGKVIDALLAGIGTN